The following coding sequences are from one Oncorhynchus kisutch isolate 150728-3 linkage group LG23, Okis_V2, whole genome shotgun sequence window:
- the ctxn3 gene encoding cortexin-3, which yields MDPTFSQGDKDNEVRLEGMRDGAGFMRMPEHPLWESRSLAAQHLSSWMTEGEPFTSPLSLLHSAGGQRLSSSSSSSVAATALVAAMTLEQKTTFALVLFLFGVLLILIVRCFRILLDPYRSMPTSTWADGLDGLEKGQFDYTLA from the coding sequence ACAATGAGGTCCGTCTGGAGgggatgagggatggggctggctTCATGAGGATGCCAGAGCACCCCCTGTGGGAGTCCCGTAGCCTAGCcgcccagcacctctcctcctgGATGACGGAGGGTGAgcccttcacctctcctctctccctgctgcaCTCTGCCGGAGGACAGCGcctctcctcgtcctcttccTCATCAGTGGCCGCTACTGCCCTTGTCGCCGCCATGACCCTGGAGCAGAAGACCACCTTCGCCCTGGTCCTCTTCCTCTTCGGTGTCCTCCTCATCCTAATCGTGCGGTGCTTTCGCATCCTGCTGGACCCCTACCGCAGCATGCCCACCTCCACCTGGGCAGACGGCCTGGACGGGCTGGAGAAGGGCCAATTCGACTATACACTGGCATAG